The genomic interval CATCTCGGCTTTGCCCCCGCCAGGCTGCCTTCTTGCCCACCTCTAACTCGCACACTTATGTTCCCTTCGTTGCCGCCCCTGTCTGCAGCAAACTTCTACTTTGACTGCAAAACCCAGCATGCCccgaatatatacattttttgtaAATGAGACCAGCCCTCTAACACataggggtccccaacctccgggattcgttgcctgatgatctgaggtggagctgatgggataataatagaaataaagagcacaagaaatgtaatgtgcttgagtcATCCCGAAACCATTTCCCTCACCCCTCCTGTGGAAAAGCTGTCTcccacgaaactggtccctggtgccgaaAAGGCTAGGGACCGCTGCTCTAACATATGTCTGGGGGTGCTGGGCATGCCTTCTCGTTCTTCAAAACAGGGTTGCCCTCCCTATGACTGGGTCTGGTCCCCAGCGAACAGCTTCATGCCCCGACAGAAGCTGATAGAAAAACTCCATGTGAAAGAAACCACAGTTCTGCCCGACTCTGTATGCGGGTGAGGAACCACCGGGGCCGCCGCCTCCCCCGCCCGCATTCCCGGGACGGTGCCTGGGTCCCCAGCCCTGGCCTTACCTAGCAGCTCGATGGCCTTGGTGGTCCCGTACACGTCCATCACGGCCCAGAGCGGGGCGCCCATGAGCACGCCCTCGCGCAGCAGCCGCCGGGGCCCCGAGTTGACCTGGGCGAAGATCTGGCCCCGGCGGCTCACCCAGAAGCGCACCACGTCGCCTGGCCTCGCGCGGCCGTCAGGCAGCATGGCCGCCCAGGTGTGACTCCGCTGCTCCAGGTCCGGGCACAAGAAGGGCGGCAGGCTGGGCGCGGGCACGCGCGCGGGGTCCAGGCGCGTGAAGCCCACGCGGAGGCCGCCCAGCCAGCCGTGCTCCTGCCACAGCAAGCGCAGCGCCACGCGCTCCCCCGGCCGCACCGGCCGCTGGCTGAACACGATGCCGTCGTGGAACGTGGCGCGCCTGCACGCGATGCTCCGCCGAGCATCCAGGCGCACCTGCGTGCCCACCGCCTGGGCGTGGAAGCGGAGCGCCTCTTGGGGAGGCTCAGCATctgcggtgggggcgggggcgtcAATGCAGGTCGGCCGGACACACCGGCTGGGCTGCCTGGCTGCCTGGAGCCCTCCCCGCCAGGGGAAGGGGGCATTTCCACCAACCCATGTCCCTGGGGCCACTGTCCCCGCTCTCCCCCCATCCCCGCTCCAGAGACCTTCTTAGAACCAGTAGGGAACCCGCTTTGCCTGTCTGGGATCACAGTTCTCGCCTGACTCTTGCCAAGGCTCAGTTTccctcccttgctgctgctgagtcagagccctgtccgactctttgagagctatggactgcagcctgccaggcgcctctgtccatggaattttccaggcaagaatactggagttgggttgcgatgggatcttcccaacccgggatccattcctggtttcctgcattacaggtagattctttaccacttaagccaccagggaacccctcccTCCCTTAGGGATGTTGTAAAAATTAAGGGAACTGTTGACAGTACCAGTTCTGGATACCTGGTGATGGTTGTTATTGCCATTAACTAAAGAGAGCAGGTTTTAGAACAGTCAACAGATGACCCTGCTTTTGCTTGACACATACATTTATACGTGTATCACTCACATGTTTACACATGTATAGCCCGTCTGCATCTAGAAACAGGCTGAGAGGAGATGGGCTGGCATGCTGTTTGTGGTCGGCTCTAATTCTGCAGTGGGCGGGGGTAGAGGCGGGTCGGGAAGGGGGCGGCGACTGAGTATTCCCGTCTGAATTTCTGTCTTTGCCACAGAGAACCGGCCTCACCCCCCAGTGAGACTGGGTGACTTCTCTCATCCTAGGAGAGAAAGGAGACTGGTAACTCCCAAAGTAGTGAGGGTGTGAAACCCGGAAAAGGGGTCCCAGCTCAGCCCCTCAGAATTGTGGGCTGGGCCCAGCCAAGGCCTGGGTAAGCTTTGAAAGCAGGGGAATTCCTGACTTGCCTCCACTTGGCAGCTGGGACGGGAAAGTTCCTTGCTGGGCAGCCCTTCCTCTCAGTCCCAGAGGCCTGAAGGAAGCTGGTGGAGCTTCCTGCCCCAAGAAGGGCGCTTAGCCAGCTCCCCAGGCCTTagctctctccccctcccctcctgacCCTGTTTTTTCTGGGTTGGAGGAGGGAAGCTGAAAATACAAAGAGACGATCAATCAAAACTTGAGccagggaacttcccaggtggtccagtggctaagactccacgattccagtcaatgcagggggcacctgttcaacccctgccctcctccctggcGCTCATATGCCTGCAAGGTGTCAGCCAGGCGCCAGGAGGAGAGGCTCGGTGTGGTCAGGCACAAGGCACATCCTCAAGGTCACAGCGAGTCTGTCCCTGACCTTCACCGGCTCTGGGAGCAGGGGAGCAGGAGCCAAAGACACGACTGATGGGATCGCTGGGTGCGTGAGTCCCTCGGCAGGGCAGGGGGCCCTGGGGACACTAGGAGGAGCAGACCTAGCCTCTGCAGGAATTTGACAGTTTGCAAAGCTTACCCCTGTCTCGAGAGTTTCCCACTGGCCCGTGGGAGCTATGTCCTCATGCCACCAGTTAGAGGAGGGAGGCCGGGAGGGGTCACAGTGCCGCACAGGACACCAGGGCCCAGCCGACGGCTGCTTCTCCCAGCTGCCTGTCCGGGCTCCACTCACTGTCTCAGCAGTGGCCTGAGTGTGGCCCTCGCAAGGCACACAGGGCTCCCTGGGGGTCAGCCTGTCCACACGCAAGGTCCTGTATGGCTGTGTTAGTTGTTCATGGCAAAAGGTCAAGGTTGAGTGGCAATGACGGCCACCCATGTACCGCCAGTCTGGCAGAACTGCATCTGCCCACGGGGCCCCTTCCTCTGCTTTGCACGGGGCTCTGTGCCTGAGTTTGGGGCTGGCTCTGGATAGTACCCCCTTCTCCAAGGCTGGCTGGCAGGTCTCCTCCCGTTCTTTGACCCAGGTGACCCAGTCCAGCCTGCTCCTGGGTTGGGGCGAGGCAGAGGTGGGCACTGGCCAAGTGTGGCCCTCCAAGGAGGCTTGTCCCCAGCCAGCTGGGCGGGGAGTTCTGAGCACTTTATGCCTGCAGGTGGCTATCCTCATCAGCCCCACTTTCAGGCAGCATCCTGAGGCTCCTGAGGCTCCTGAGGCGGAGTCGCCCACGGGGGACCCTCCCAAACTACTCCGCCGGCCTCCCCTAGCCCCACATTGTGCACTGGCTTGGCAACAAGGGCCCCGTGGGTGGCTGGGGAGCAGGGAGCACAGTCATGGCCTTTTGGATGTCCTGCCCTCTGGACAGGTGGATTCCAGCCAGAGAATCTTTGCAGCAAGGCTCTTGGAATGTAAATGACCAGGCTCAGTGAGGACCTCCCCAGGTCTTCATCTTCATCCTCAACACCCCTCCAGGCACCAAGCCTCTCCTGGCACCTACCAAGTGCCTTACAGACTCCCGGCCACCCCCCAGGGAAGCACTCGGAGAAAACTGAGCTCAGGGAGGTGGTCGTGCAGCTGGAAGTCAGGGAGCCCCAGCCCAGCTCCTCACCCCGCACTCCTGCGCTCCCTCCTTCGTGGCAGCAGCACTGCCCAGAAATCCAAACACTAGCTGCTGCTGCAGCATTGGCAGCGGCGGCTtggccctgcccccgcccctggATTCAGGTGCCCCCTGCTGCTGCCGCCCGGGAACCTAGGTTACTATGGAGCCAAGGGCTATGGGTCCTTCTGCTTGGGAAGGAGCAGAGTCCAGGCTCTGGGAGCAGGGATGCGTGGTCCAAATCTCTAGTCGTAAGAGACCCAGCTCTCCAATCCCCGCCCCGCACACTAAGGCAAAGTTGTGACCTCAGGTGAGACTGGCAAAGAACCATTGAGCCCGGTGACCCTGTGGTCTGTGCTTCTGGCAGCTCTGTAACCGGCAGGATGGGGGCATTGGCCCCCAGCCtgcggatgaggaaactgagcctccagggagaaGTGACTGGGCAGGAAAGATCCCCACAGCTCTGTGAAGGCAGAGCTGGGACCCTGGTCTTCCACCAGGCCCCCTAAACTCTACCCTCTCTCCCATCCCAGCCAGTCTTCCCTCTGCACAACAGGATCTGAAAGGCAAATGAGTCATAAGGGTCTTTGCATCACTGCAGGGATTGTGGCCCGAGTTCCTCGGCCTCTATTGGGTTCTTGCAGAGAAAGGAAGTTTTCACTACCTCCCAGCCTCATAACAGCTCACTGCCTAGGGCAGCCCAGCCTGGATGAGAAACTCCGAGCAATATTTCCACTGACTATACCTCTATCTCCTGAGTCTTCCACCCCAGAAAACACAGAGCACCCCTCTGCTTCTTGTCCTTCTGGTCCAGGCACAAAGCTCAGGGCTTGCACTTACCAGCCTGAGGGCAGATGTGGGACCCCATCCGCCTGGGCTCCTCAGGAGTGGGTCCCTGGGTCTGAAGAAGGCCAGGGGACAGGTTTCTCAAAGATATTCGGCAGGTCCTCTTATCGTGGAGCCAGGATCATATTACAGCGTTGATGATTAATTAGAGTTTGCAGTCATGAGTTAACAATATCCAGGGAATTTCCTGATGACTTCTGGTTTGCAACAGT from Budorcas taxicolor isolate Tak-1 chromosome 11, Takin1.1, whole genome shotgun sequence carries:
- the NEURL3 gene encoding E3 ubiquitin-protein ligase NEURL3; its protein translation is MGSHICPQADAEPPQEALRFHAQAVGTQVRLDARRSIACRRATFHDGIVFSQRPVRPGERVALRLLWQEHGWLGGLRVGFTRLDPARVPAPSLPPFLCPDLEQRSHTWAAMLPDGRARPGDVVRFWVSRRGQIFAQVNSGPRRLLREGVLMGAPLWAVMDVYGTTKAIELLDPTANSFPTTMPRGLRDETLPGPKALAGEECAICSHQVANTCLVPCGHTHFCSSCAWRVFRDTARCPVCRWEIKAVAPTWDPLFLGAGEGLLV